The Streptomyces bacillaris sequence GGACTGCCCGGCCGTCCAGGAGCAGGGTGCGACGGACCTCCGCGACGACGGCGTCCCCGGCCTCCGGTCCCAGTGCGTCGGCCACGACCGGCCGGAACAGCACGGTGCTGATCCCGATCGGGCCCGGCCGACGGCGCAGTGCGGGCCGGGCGTCGACGGCCCGGCCGAACTCCTCCGCCGTACGTACGCAGTGCTCGACCAGTTCGCTCAGTCCACGGCGGCCGAGCGCCCGGAAAGTGGCCGCGATCTTCAGCGCGTCGGGGCGCCGGGTCGTGCGGATCGAGCGGCCGAGCAGGTCGGGCAGCCCGGCCTCGGTGTCGTCGTCGGCGTTGAGGTAGTCGGTGCGCAGGGAGAGCGGGGCGAGCAGGGCGGTGTCCGCGACGGCCAGCACTCCGGCGGCGACCGGCTGCCAGCCGAGCTTGTGCAGGTCGAACGTTACGGAGACGGCGCGGTCGAGCCCCTTGAGCAGGGGCGCCAGGCGCTCGCTGAAGAGGAGAGGCCCGCCGTATGCCGCGTCGACGTGGAGTTCGGCTCCGTACCGCTCCGCGATGTCCGCGATCTCGGGGAGCGGGTCGATCCGGCCTTCGTCGGTGGTCCCGGCGGTGGCGACGACCAGGGCCGGCGCGCCGTCGAGTGCGGCCAGGGTGCGGTCGAGGGCAGCGGGGTCGATGCGGCCGTCGGTGCAGGGGACGACGACCGGGGCGGGGAGGCCGAGCATCCAGGCGGCCCGGTGGACGCTGTGGTGGGCGTTGGCGCCGGTCATCACGCGGAGGGGGCCGGGCGCGGCCCGTTCGCGGGCGAGGAGCAGGGCGACCAGGTTGGATTCGGTGCCGCCGCTGGTGATGAGGGCGTCGGGGGCGGGGGCGTCCGGGTGGACGAGCCGGGCCAGGGCGGCGGTGGTCAGCTCCTCGATCACCCCGGCGGCGGGCGCCTGGTCCCAGGAGTCCATCGAGGGGTTGAGGGC is a genomic window containing:
- a CDS encoding pyridoxal phosphate-dependent decarboxylase family protein; its protein translation is MERAQGPAQFPLERGGTGDLLAGGADGPGRLRALTSVVLDTLETAARARGGPLPAGGPDAVARRTAALCDPVLPEEGVGAEAALADLVRAVAEGAADPADPACVAHLHCPPLAVAVAAEVAGAALNPSMDSWDQAPAAGVIEELTTAALARLVHPDAPAPDALITSGGTESNLVALLLARERAAPGPLRVMTGANAHHSVHRAAWMLGLPAPVVVPCTDGRIDPAALDRTLAALDGAPALVVATAGTTDEGRIDPLPEIADIAERYGAELHVDAAYGGPLLFSERLAPLLKGLDRAVSVTFDLHKLGWQPVAAGVLAVADTALLAPLSLRTDYLNADDDTEAGLPDLLGRSIRTTRRPDALKIAATFRALGRRGLSELVEHCVRTAEEFGRAVDARPALRRRPGPIGISTVLFRPVVADALGPEAGDAVVAEVRRTLLLDGRAVLGRAVAEDGDGHHRLWLKATLLHPVAATADLLPLLDLVAEAAERAASGEGDGGDDHSEGGGGDTAAPAEERLSP